In one Salipiger abyssi genomic region, the following are encoded:
- a CDS encoding LysR substrate-binding domain-containing protein gives MANLTLKQLRYFDALALHKHFGRAASACSITQPALSLQIKELEAELGVTLFERGPRQVRLTHVGEEFAPRAREILRALDELGDLARASKDHFVGRLRIGVIPTIAPYLLPSLIRRLSELYPGLDIHMRETLTSRLIAELSEGRLDAAIVALPVSEPSLTEVALFNEDFVLIRPSEDAGSPVPSREKLREMRLLLLEEGHCFRDQALSFCKVQSALPREMLDGSSLSTLVQMVAAGIGVTLIPEMAVPVETRATAVSVSRFVGAQPARTVGMVWRNSSPLAERLTEIAGVVRECGLMMAAEAGRLPDPAPG, from the coding sequence ATGGCAAACCTCACCCTGAAACAGCTTCGCTATTTCGACGCACTGGCGCTGCACAAGCATTTCGGTCGTGCCGCCTCGGCCTGCTCGATCACCCAGCCGGCGCTCTCGCTCCAGATCAAGGAGCTGGAGGCCGAGCTGGGCGTGACGCTCTTCGAGCGCGGCCCGCGCCAGGTGCGGCTGACCCATGTTGGCGAGGAATTCGCCCCCCGCGCCCGCGAGATCCTGCGCGCGCTCGACGAGCTGGGCGATCTCGCCCGCGCCTCCAAGGACCATTTCGTCGGGCGGCTGCGCATCGGTGTCATTCCCACCATCGCCCCCTACCTGCTGCCCTCGCTGATCCGGCGCCTGAGCGAGCTTTATCCCGGGCTCGACATCCATATGCGCGAGACCCTGACCAGCCGGCTGATCGCGGAGCTGTCCGAGGGCCGGCTGGATGCGGCCATCGTCGCGCTGCCGGTCTCGGAACCCTCGCTGACCGAGGTGGCGCTCTTCAACGAGGATTTCGTGCTGATCCGCCCCAGCGAGGATGCCGGCAGCCCGGTTCCCTCGCGCGAGAAGCTGCGCGAGATGCGTCTGCTGCTGCTGGAGGAGGGGCACTGCTTCCGCGATCAGGCGCTTTCGTTCTGCAAGGTGCAGTCGGCGCTCCCGCGCGAGATGCTGGACGGCAGTTCGCTGTCGACGCTGGTGCAGATGGTGGCGGCGGGGATCGGGGTGACGCTGATCCCGGAAATGGCGGTTCCGGTCGAGACCCGCGCCACCGCCGTTTCCGTCTCGCGCTTTGTCGGCGCGCAGCCGGCGCGCACCGTGGGCATGGTCTGGCGCAACAGCTCGCCATTGGCCGAGCGGCTGACCGAGATCGCCGGGGTGGTGCGCGAATGCGGGCTCATGATGGCCGCCGAGGCCGGGCGCCTGCCGGACCCGGCGCCCGGCTGA
- a CDS encoding ribbon-helix-helix domain-containing protein, with the protein MCQVFTGQDPQRYASETRRLRLNGQSTSIRLENAFWAILDEIAAREGVSTPAFLSTLHAEVLEQRGEPENFTSLLRCACLAFVETAPDRAQRLMVAQ; encoded by the coding sequence ATGTGTCAGGTCTTTACGGGGCAGGATCCGCAGCGCTACGCCTCGGAGACGCGGCGGCTGCGACTGAACGGTCAGAGCACCAGCATCCGGCTGGAAAACGCCTTTTGGGCCATCCTCGACGAGATCGCCGCGCGCGAGGGCGTCAGCACGCCCGCCTTCCTGTCGACCCTGCATGCGGAGGTGCTGGAGCAGCGCGGCGAGCCGGAAAACTTCACCTCGCTGCTGCGCTGCGCCTGTCTTGCCTTTGTCGAGACGGCGCCCGACCGGGCGCAGCGCCTCATGGTCGCGCAGTAG
- a CDS encoding ABC transporter substrate-binding protein encodes MPRLAPALAALILSAQAALAQQSDLTIALQLEPPHLDPTSAAAGAIDSVLYSNVFEGLTKFTETGAIVPGLAESWEISEDGTVYTFHLHEGVTFHDGSAMDAEDVKFSLDRARAEDSLNAQKALFAGISEVTAPDPLTVEVQLAEPDGNFLFNMAWGDAVIVAPESIEGIAQQPVGTGPFAFDRWVSGDRIELSRNAGYWGEAPALEHVTFRFISDPTAAFAAMMAQDIDAFAGFPAPENLPMFEADPRFQVLVGSTEGETILAMNNKNGPLAEKPVREAIAHAIDRQAIIDGAMFGQGTPIGTHFAPHNPDYVDLTGLSDYDPEKARTLLADAGYPDGFTTTLKLPPPSYARRGGEIVAAQLREIGIETQITNLEWAQWLEEVFRGKDFGLTIVSHTEPLDIGIYARPDYYFQYDNPELQELMATFSATSDPAARSEMLKQAQTVIAEDYVNGYLFQLAYPTVADARLEGLWQNQPTQATDLSAVRWSE; translated from the coding sequence ATGCCCCGTCTCGCCCCCGCGCTCGCCGCGCTGATCCTTTCCGCACAGGCGGCGCTCGCCCAGCAGAGCGACCTGACCATCGCCCTCCAGCTCGAACCGCCGCATCTCGATCCGACCTCCGCCGCCGCCGGCGCCATCGATAGCGTGCTTTATTCCAACGTCTTCGAGGGGCTGACGAAATTCACCGAGACCGGCGCCATCGTGCCCGGGCTGGCGGAAAGCTGGGAGATCTCGGAGGACGGCACCGTCTACACCTTTCATCTGCATGAGGGCGTGACCTTCCACGACGGCAGCGCGATGGACGCGGAGGATGTGAAGTTCAGCCTCGACCGTGCCCGCGCCGAGGACAGCCTGAACGCGCAAAAGGCCCTGTTCGCCGGTATTTCCGAGGTGACCGCGCCCGATCCGCTGACCGTAGAGGTGCAGCTCGCCGAGCCCGACGGCAATTTCCTCTTCAACATGGCCTGGGGCGACGCGGTGATCGTGGCGCCCGAAAGCATCGAGGGCATCGCGCAGCAGCCCGTGGGCACCGGCCCCTTCGCCTTTGATCGTTGGGTGAGCGGCGACCGGATCGAGCTCAGCCGCAATGCCGGGTACTGGGGCGAGGCGCCGGCGCTCGAACATGTCACCTTCCGCTTCATCTCCGACCCGACGGCGGCCTTCGCGGCGATGATGGCGCAGGATATCGACGCCTTCGCCGGTTTCCCCGCGCCCGAGAACCTGCCGATGTTCGAGGCCGATCCGCGCTTTCAGGTGCTGGTCGGCTCGACCGAGGGCGAGACCATCCTCGCCATGAACAACAAGAACGGCCCACTGGCGGAGAAGCCCGTGCGCGAGGCCATCGCCCATGCCATCGACCGGCAGGCGATCATCGACGGTGCCATGTTCGGCCAGGGCACGCCCATCGGCACGCATTTCGCGCCGCACAATCCCGATTACGTCGATCTGACCGGGCTCTCGGATTACGATCCCGAAAAAGCCAGGACGCTGCTCGCCGATGCCGGCTATCCCGACGGCTTCACCACCACGCTGAAACTGCCGCCGCCCTCCTATGCGCGGCGCGGCGGCGAGATCGTGGCGGCGCAGCTGCGCGAGATCGGCATCGAGACGCAGATCACCAATCTGGAATGGGCGCAGTGGCTGGAAGAAGTGTTTCGCGGCAAGGATTTCGGCCTGACCATCGTCAGCCATACCGAGCCGCTCGACATCGGCATCTATGCCCGGCCCGACTACTATTTCCAGTATGACAACCCGGAGCTTCAGGAGCTGATGGCCACGTTCTCGGCGACCTCGGATCCGGCGGCGCGGTCGGAGATGCTGAAACAGGCGCAGACCGTGATCGCCGAGGATTACGTCAACGGCTATCTCTTCCAGCTCGCCTACCCCACCGTGGCGGATGCGCGACTCGAAGGGCTGTGGCAGAACCAGCCGACCCAGGCCACCGATCTGAGCGCGGTGCGCTGGAGCGAATAG
- the panB gene encoding 3-methyl-2-oxobutanoate hydroxymethyltransferase — protein sequence MSATARKTAPLPDDIRARKGGEPLVSLTAYTTPMAQLMDAHCDFVLVGDSVGMVLHGLESTLGVTMEMMILHGQAVKRGLSRAMMVVDMPFASYEESPAQAYRNAARLMAETGAGAVKLEGGVAMAETIAFLVARGVPVMAHIGLTPQSINTLGGYKVQGRGVAADRLLADAEAVAAAGAFAVVLEKVPETLADRVTGAIPIPTIGIGASAGCDGQILVVDDMLGLFTAFKPKFVKRYATLGEQAEAAIADYSTEVRERRFPAPEHVFADTLPESKK from the coding sequence ATGAGCGCAACCGCGCGCAAGACCGCGCCGCTGCCGGACGACATTCGCGCCCGCAAGGGCGGCGAGCCGCTGGTCAGCCTGACCGCCTACACCACCCCCATGGCGCAGCTGATGGATGCGCATTGCGATTTCGTGCTGGTCGGCGATTCCGTTGGCATGGTGCTGCACGGGCTGGAATCGACGCTCGGCGTCACCATGGAAATGATGATCCTGCACGGGCAGGCGGTGAAGCGCGGGCTGAGCCGGGCGATGATGGTGGTCGACATGCCCTTTGCTTCCTACGAGGAGAGCCCGGCGCAGGCCTATCGCAACGCCGCCCGGCTGATGGCCGAGACCGGCGCCGGCGCGGTGAAGCTCGAAGGCGGTGTCGCCATGGCCGAGACGATTGCCTTTCTGGTGGCACGCGGCGTGCCGGTGATGGCGCATATCGGGCTGACACCGCAGTCGATCAACACGCTGGGCGGCTACAAGGTGCAGGGACGGGGCGTTGCCGCCGACCGTCTGCTCGCCGATGCGGAGGCTGTGGCCGCGGCCGGCGCCTTTGCGGTGGTGCTGGAGAAGGTGCCCGAGACGCTGGCCGACCGGGTGACCGGGGCGATCCCGATCCCCACCATCGGCATCGGCGCCTCGGCGGGTTGTGACGGCCAGATCCTCGTGGTCGACGACATGCTGGGGCTCTTCACCGCGTTCAAGCCGAAATTCGTCAAACGCTACGCGACGCTGGGAGAACAGGCCGAGGCGGCAATTGCCGATTACTCGACAGAGGTCCGCGAACGGCGCTTTCCCGCGCCCGAGCATGTCTTTGCCGATACCCTGCCGGAGTCGAAGAAATGA
- the panC gene encoding pantoate--beta-alanine ligase: MTDILRRKAALRERVSGWKRAGEVVGVVPTMGALHAGHLSLVEAAKAACDRVIVTIFVNPRQFNNASDLENYPRTEEQDAEKLAPFGVDVIYVPDPDQIYPEGFATTVSVAGLTEGLCGAHRPGHFDGVTTVVSKLFLQTGADRAYFGEKDYQQLQVVTRMATDLDIPVEVIGCPTVREADGLALSSRNLLLPPEARAAAPALNRAMRGMADKLMAGAEIATLRPLAKAEIVAAGFDEVEYLELRAAEGLAPLPKAERPARLLAAAWIGGVRLIDNIPVG; the protein is encoded by the coding sequence ATGACCGATATCCTGCGCCGGAAAGCGGCGCTGCGCGAACGTGTGTCGGGCTGGAAGCGCGCGGGCGAGGTGGTGGGCGTGGTGCCCACAATGGGCGCGCTGCATGCCGGGCATCTGAGTCTTGTCGAGGCCGCCAAAGCCGCCTGCGACCGGGTGATCGTGACGATCTTTGTCAATCCGCGCCAGTTCAATAACGCCTCGGATCTGGAGAACTATCCCCGCACCGAAGAGCAGGACGCGGAAAAGCTCGCGCCCTTCGGCGTCGACGTGATCTATGTGCCCGATCCCGACCAGATCTATCCCGAGGGCTTTGCCACCACGGTCTCTGTCGCGGGGCTGACCGAGGGGCTTTGCGGCGCCCACCGTCCCGGGCATTTCGACGGCGTGACCACGGTTGTGTCAAAGCTCTTCCTCCAGACCGGGGCCGACCGGGCCTATTTCGGCGAGAAGGATTATCAGCAATTGCAGGTGGTTACCCGCATGGCCACCGATCTCGACATTCCCGTCGAGGTGATCGGCTGCCCCACTGTGCGCGAGGCGGACGGGCTGGCGCTCAGCTCGCGCAACCTGCTGCTGCCGCCCGAGGCACGCGCGGCGGCGCCGGCGCTGAACCGCGCGATGCGGGGCATGGCCGACAAGCTCATGGCCGGCGCCGAGATCGCCACGCTGCGACCGCTCGCCAAGGCCGAGATCGTCGCGGCGGGGTTCGACGAGGTCGAATATCTGGAACTGCGCGCGGCGGAGGGGCTGGCGCCTCTGCCCAAGGCCGAGCGCCCGGCGCGGCTGCTGGCGGCGGCATGGATCGGCGGCGTGCGCCTCATCGACAATATCCCGGTGGGTTAG
- a CDS encoding c-type cytochrome, which yields MNRIGVALGTVALLVGGGWALAQMTAAPDPGLLPYEDAARVENGARLYAENCASCHGAQLQGEPDWKERDADGYLPAPPHDPTGHTWHHPDAQLLEIVTHGTEALVGGSYKSNMIGYGDILSEAEILDTLAYIKSTWPEEVVTLHNEINARTAVYE from the coding sequence ATGAACAGGATCGGTGTGGCGCTCGGCACGGTTGCGCTGCTTGTGGGCGGCGGATGGGCTCTTGCGCAGATGACGGCGGCGCCCGACCCGGGGCTTTTGCCCTATGAGGATGCGGCGCGGGTCGAAAACGGCGCGCGGCTCTATGCCGAGAATTGCGCCTCCTGCCACGGCGCGCAGCTCCAAGGTGAGCCGGACTGGAAAGAGCGCGACGCCGACGGCTACCTGCCCGCGCCGCCGCACGATCCGACTGGCCATACCTGGCATCACCCCGATGCGCAGCTTCTGGAAATCGTCACCCATGGCACCGAAGCGCTGGTCGGCGGGAGCTACAAATCCAACATGATCGGCTATGGCGATATCCTGAGCGAGGCCGAGATCCTCGACACACTCGCCTACATCAAGAGCACATGGCCCGAAGAGGTCGTGACCCTGCATAACGAGATCAACGCCCGCACCGCTGTCTACGAGTGA
- a CDS encoding DUF2125 domain-containing protein — translation MKRLTLLVIAAALAWSAYWGWSAWAQRQAIEAWFEDRRAEGWEASYEDLSIQGFPNRLDTSFTGLLLADPDSNTVWEAPFLQVLQVVYSRDHVIVAFPESQRVNHDGNAYEITAQGLRASLVRDGGELLRANAEAEVLNVSGEAPLALSGLTAAISRLEETDSRYRIAVNAEGIATGGAALPGGSEDGLRLDSTVTLEAPLRLEDYTEARPTRIEIARAELGKDALRLSAAGAADVDRSGRLDGELSLRVENMDEAIAAERAAGRVPPEILTLIEGAADLLSGLSGRDDRIDLTFEFREGKTWLGFLPLGPAPKLR, via the coding sequence GTGAAGCGTCTGACACTTCTGGTGATCGCTGCGGCACTGGCCTGGTCGGCCTACTGGGGCTGGTCGGCCTGGGCGCAGCGGCAGGCCATCGAGGCCTGGTTCGAGGACCGGCGCGCCGAGGGCTGGGAAGCCTCTTACGAGGATCTGTCGATCCAGGGTTTCCCCAACCGGCTCGACACCAGTTTCACCGGCTTGCTGCTGGCCGATCCCGACAGCAACACCGTCTGGGAGGCGCCGTTTCTGCAAGTCTTGCAGGTGGTCTATTCCCGCGATCACGTGATCGTCGCCTTCCCCGAGAGCCAGCGGGTAAATCACGACGGCAATGCCTATGAGATCACCGCGCAGGGGCTCCGGGCGAGCCTCGTGCGCGACGGGGGCGAGCTGCTGCGCGCCAATGCCGAGGCCGAGGTGCTGAACGTCTCGGGCGAGGCGCCGCTGGCGCTCTCCGGCCTCACCGCCGCCATCTCGCGGCTGGAGGAGACCGACAGCCGCTATCGCATCGCAGTGAATGCCGAGGGCATCGCCACCGGCGGCGCGGCGCTGCCCGGCGGCAGCGAAGACGGGCTGCGGCTCGACAGTACGGTGACGCTGGAGGCGCCGCTGCGGCTGGAAGACTATACCGAGGCGCGCCCGACCCGGATCGAGATCGCCCGCGCCGAGCTCGGCAAGGACGCGCTGCGCCTCTCTGCCGCCGGCGCCGCGGATGTGGACCGCAGCGGGCGGCTGGACGGCGAGCTGTCGCTTCGGGTCGAGAACATGGACGAGGCCATCGCGGCAGAGCGCGCCGCCGGGCGGGTGCCGCCGGAGATCCTGACGCTGATCGAGGGCGCGGCGGACCTCCTGTCCGGGCTTTCGGGGCGCGACGACCGGATCGACCTGACCTTCGAGTTTCGCGAGGGCAAGACCTGGCTGGGCTTCCTGCCGCTGGGCCCGGCGCCGAAGCTGCGCTGA
- a CDS encoding gamma-glutamylcyclotransferase, whose protein sequence is MALWVFGYGSLLWNPGFEVAEQAHASLPDYHRSFCMRSIHHRGSEEVPGLVLALDEQPGALCEGLALRAAEGTEEETLAYLRERELVSAAYLEKVLPVDLRDGRRIEAVTYVIDADHVQYCGGLPLEEQAGIIATAVGGRGPNTEYLYNTATHLDELGIPDAELHWLRDRVRQLVDNRLA, encoded by the coding sequence ATGGCGCTATGGGTCTTCGGCTACGGCTCGCTCTTGTGGAATCCCGGCTTCGAGGTGGCGGAGCAGGCGCATGCCAGCCTGCCCGATTATCACCGCAGCTTCTGCATGCGCTCGATCCACCACCGCGGCAGCGAAGAGGTGCCGGGCCTCGTGCTGGCGCTCGACGAACAGCCCGGCGCGCTGTGCGAGGGGCTGGCGCTGCGCGCCGCCGAGGGCACCGAAGAGGAGACGCTGGCCTATCTGCGCGAGCGCGAGCTGGTCTCGGCGGCCTATCTGGAAAAGGTCTTGCCTGTCGATCTGCGCGACGGCCGGCGGATCGAGGCGGTGACCTATGTGATCGACGCCGATCACGTCCAGTATTGCGGCGGGCTGCCGCTGGAGGAGCAGGCGGGGATCATCGCCACCGCCGTGGGCGGGCGCGGTCCGAACACCGAATATCTCTACAATACCGCCACACATCTCGACGAATTGGGCATACCCGATGCGGAACTGCACTGGTTGCGGGATCGTGTGCGGCAACTTGTGGATAACCGCTTGGCTTGA
- a CDS encoding biopolymer transporter ExbB, with amino-acid sequence MDKPDLEAEPHFSQPFRQIALMLVVLGLCGAGGFLALPRVLPVFQANPYLNGFILFVFVLGVLACFWQVAQLIQSVRWIEQFTSDRDAGARPPRLLAPLATMLRRRDRRMQITTTSTRSILDSVATRIDEAREITRYLVSLLIFLGLLGTFYGLATTVPALVDTIRSLAPAEGESNMETFSRLMSGLESQLGGMGVAFASSLLGLTGSLIVGLLELFAGHGQNRFYRELEEWLSSITKLSFSGDGESGGETGLVAQVLDQMTDQMERLTLMFARAQEGQNEVDARLGQLADSVERMTERLEATAPSANSLARIAEGQERLAEVLAERETAEGLDAESRMRLRSIDVQMLRLLEEVSAGRQESMAELRTDLTALNRTLGKIASQPQPQSVTIRPMRPTGAGGKGET; translated from the coding sequence ATGGACAAGCCCGACCTCGAGGCAGAGCCGCATTTCAGTCAGCCCTTCCGCCAGATCGCCCTGATGCTGGTGGTGCTCGGCCTGTGCGGCGCGGGCGGGTTCCTCGCCCTGCCGAGGGTGCTGCCGGTGTTTCAGGCAAACCCCTATCTCAACGGCTTCATCCTCTTTGTCTTCGTGCTGGGCGTGCTGGCCTGTTTCTGGCAGGTGGCGCAGCTCATCCAGTCGGTGCGCTGGATCGAGCAGTTCACCTCCGACCGCGATGCCGGCGCCCGGCCGCCGCGGCTGCTGGCGCCTCTGGCCACCATGCTGCGCCGCCGCGACCGGCGCATGCAGATCACCACCACCTCGACCCGCTCGATCCTCGATTCCGTCGCCACAAGGATCGACGAGGCGCGCGAGATCACCCGCTATCTGGTCTCGCTGCTGATCTTTCTCGGCCTGCTCGGCACGTTCTACGGGCTGGCCACCACCGTGCCCGCGCTGGTCGACACGATCCGCAGCCTCGCCCCCGCCGAGGGCGAGAGCAATATGGAAACCTTTTCACGGCTGATGAGCGGGCTCGAAAGCCAGCTTGGCGGCATGGGTGTGGCCTTTGCCTCCTCGCTGCTGGGGCTCACCGGCTCGCTGATCGTCGGGCTGCTGGAGCTTTTCGCCGGCCACGGCCAGAACCGCTTTTACCGCGAGCTCGAGGAATGGCTCAGCTCGATCACCAAGCTGAGCTTTTCCGGCGATGGCGAGAGCGGCGGCGAAACCGGGCTGGTGGCGCAGGTGCTCGACCAGATGACCGACCAGATGGAGCGGCTGACGCTTATGTTCGCCCGCGCGCAGGAGGGCCAGAACGAGGTCGACGCGCGACTGGGCCAGCTTGCGGATTCGGTCGAGCGCATGACCGAACGGCTGGAGGCCACGGCGCCCTCGGCCAACTCGCTGGCACGCATCGCCGAAGGGCAGGAGCGGCTGGCCGAGGTGCTGGCCGAGCGCGAGACCGCCGAGGGGCTCGATGCCGAAAGCCGCATGCGGCTGCGCTCGATCGACGTGCAGATGCTGCGGCTGCTGGAAGAGGTCTCCGCCGGGCGGCAGGAGAGCATGGCCGAGCTGCGCACCGACCTGACCGCGCTGAACCGCACGCTGGGCAAGATCGCCAGCCAGCCGCAGCCGCAATCGGTGACCATCCGCCCGATGCGCCCGACCGGCGCCGGCGGCAAGGGCGAGACCTGA